In Cicer arietinum cultivar CDC Frontier isolate Library 1 chromosome 7, Cicar.CDCFrontier_v2.0, whole genome shotgun sequence, a single window of DNA contains:
- the LOC101494153 gene encoding ankyrin repeat-containing protein BDA1-like, whose product MKSNNVDQQLNDAAELGSIDRLYKVIQDDPFILERIDSIIFVETPLHIAASMGHIEFAAEIMRLKPSFGCKLNQQGFSPIHLAMQNYKKRMVACFINMNRELVRVQGREGLTPLHFASQIGDIDYLANFLSVCLESIEYLTVRDETALHIAIQNKQFEALQLLVGWLRTNKERGATELENKILNQMDVDGNTILHISAQISDPQTVRLLVNTGINLKAKNFENKTTLDMATNAEIKSILLSAGALRLTDELISTTNILDKMLIYILRLRRDISYKQRETWLIVATLVATATYQSAISPPGGIYQANAGDNNVNITSSNSTISNPGNVGKSVLSSHDFLVFSLMNTLSFLVSTIGILILTPGGRVGALVFCPVGWFVLSYIISLGRISPTQFNNIIVEIFSFSIVIVVSGIMITLYLRYQYIIMKWNRYKLYNWEKIGTKKSPSRDATQPIHPLLDS is encoded by the exons ATGAAATCAAATAATGTTGACCAACAACTGAATGATGCAGCTGAACTAGGTAGCATAGATCGGCTCTACAAAGTAATTCAGGATGATCCATTCATTTTGGAGCGTATCGATTCTATAATATTTGTCGAAACTCCTTTACATATCGCTGCATCTATGGGTCATATCGAGTTCGCCGCTGAAATTATGAGGTTGAAACCTTCATTTGGTTGTAAGCTAAATCAACAAGGATTTAGCCCTATCCACCTTGCAATGCAAAACTACAAAAAGAGGATGGTGGCTTGTTTCATTAACATGAACAGGGAGCTTGTTAGAGTTCAAGGAAGAGAAGGCTTAACTCCACTTCATTTTGCAAGTCAAATTGGTGATATTGATTATTTAGCTAACTTTCTCTCTGTTTGTCTAGAATCAATTGAATACTTGACTGTGAGGGATGAGACTGCACTACATATTGCTATTCAGAATAAACAGTTTGAGGCCCTTCAATTACTTGTTGGCTGGCTCAGAACAAATAAGGAGAGAGGTGCTACAGAGTtggaaaataaaatactaaaccAAATGGATGTGGATGGAAACACTATTTTGCACATTTCAGCTCAAATTAGTGATCCACAG ACAGTTCGATTGTTGGTAAATACTGGAATAAATTTGAAGGCAAAGAACTTTGAGAACAAAACAACATTAGACATGGCAACCAATGCTGAGATTAAGAGTATATTGTTAAGTGCTGGAGCTCTCAGACTTACAGATGAACTAATATCAACGACGAATATATTGgataaaatgttaatttatatACTTCGCCTTAGAAGAGATATATCATATAAGCAACGCGAAACTTGGTTGATAGTTGCGACACTTGTTGCGACTGCCACTTATCAATCAGCAATTAGTCCCCCTGGTGGAATTTATCAGGCTAATGCTGGTGACAATAATGTGAACATCACTTCCTCCAATTCTACTATTTCTAACCCAGGAAATGTTGGGAAATCTGTTTTGTCAAGCCATGATTTCTTAGTGTTTTCGTTGATGAATACGCTTTCCTTTTTGGTATCAACTATAGGAATATTGATTTTGACCCCTGGTGGGAGAGTTGGTGCTCTAGTGTTCTGTCCAGTGGGTTGGTTTGTCCTCAGTTATATAATTTCTCTGGGTAGAATATCCCCTACACAATTCAATAACATAATTGTTGAGATCTTTTCGTTTTCAATTGTGATTGTCGTGAGTGGCATCATGATTACACTGTACTTGAGATATCAATACATTATTATGAAATGGAAtagatataaattatataattgggAAAAGATTGGTACAAAAAAATCACCATCCAGAGATGCAACTCAACCCATCCACCCACTGCTGGATTCTTAG